CAGTTCATCGGCCACTTTATTTATCGTTTCCTCCGAAAAATCAACCTTGTAATTTTCAATTCCCCAATTGTTTAAATAAGCTGAGTTTACCTCCACTTTTCCATGCTTTTTCCACTCGGCAAAAGCTGAAGCTCCCAATGCTAATCCCGAATCTTCAGTGCAAGGCGGAATAAAAACATTCTGAAACATTCCGCTATTTACAATACGTGTGTTAGCCACAATATTTAAGGCCGATCCACCGGTGTAGTACAAATTTTCTGCACCGGTTTTTTCTTGCAATTCCTGCAGCTTATTTACTATCTCCTGCGAGAAAAGCTCCTGTAGAGTAGCAGATACATCCTGAATAAAGGGATCTTTTTGGTTAAACGATTTCAGATCGACTCCCCAGTCATTTTTGGCAGCTTCGAAAAACACTGATGTTTTTCCCCAAATATCCTGAAAGAAATTGTTGCTCTTCAGCCAATCACTCAACTCGGGGCGGTAATTTCCGAGCCCCGAAAATCCCATAAATTTTCCGGGAACGGCATTTTGTTCGGGCAGCTTTGCCCCGATAATGGCAAACACCAGTGCATTGGCATTAAACAATGTTGAGTAGGGTTTTAAATCCCAATGATATTCGAGCCACTCAAATTGGCCGTCTTGATATACTGCAGCCGAGAAATTGCTTAAACTGGCACCACCATCAAAATGAACCAGCAGGCTGTTGTCCTGCAGGTTTCCGTAAAATGGTAGACACGAGAACATATGCGCCATCTCATGATTCAGTACCCACGCTTCTTTTTCTTCGCCAAACCACCAGCATTTGCCTTTTTCCAAACCGGTGGCTAATTTCTGGCTTAACGGCGCTTCAAAACGCACTTCACCACTTTGCAGCAAAAAGGTGCGCCCCACCACATTATCAACAAAAACCAGGTCGTAATCTTTGCCCAGTAGTTTCTTTTCTTTTAAAATCGATTTCAGATGAATATGAAGCGAATTATCTCGTTTGCGGCGCGAAATCCTTTCCTGTTGTAAAAACCACTCTACTTTCCCGTTTTGCATCAAAGCCAGATTATGGTCGTGTGCATAAAACGGATGTTCATAATCAATCCGATCCTGAATACCATATATCGCTAAAGTGGGCTTGTTCTTGTTCATTAGAATAAATCGAAAGAGAACTGCATGGAAACAACAATAAGCAACAAAAGAATAAAAAGTAACTCGCTCCAGAAGCGGCTTTTCATAAAAACAAAATAGTTAGCAATGAGGAAAGTAACGGGAATTGCAGTAATAACCAGCATTTCCTGCGAGGTTACCGGGTTTAAAGCAAATCCTGCCAGCGAAAAGATAAAAATCCAGAAAAATACAATAAAGTATTTTCGCGAGCTGATCTTTTTTGTATCGTATTGCCCAAACATCCCAATACTTCCGGCAATAGTAAATAAGATTAGCGCTCCCAGGTACACCTGCAAGGGAATATTTGAGCGGAAATGATTAACGGGTGTAACAATACTTTCTTTCATCATATTCAGCACCTCGAGCCAGCTGTCGGTTAACACAGCATAAGCTGCTGAAAAAGCAAATGGTAGTAAAAATCCCAGGAGCAAGGTGCTAAATTCACGCCAGCCAACTTCGCGGCCCAGCAAGGCTATTCCCACAATAAATGCAGGTAGCAGCACCGTAACATCCAGATAGAAAAGTGCTCCTACTCCCAGCAAAAAACCGACATCGAAAGTGGAAGCGTAGCCCTTTTTTGTATCAAAAATGCCAAACAGTCGATAAACGGCAAGCAGCATAAATAAAGCGCCAAAATATACCGGGTGCAAAGTATGCATTGGAACAAAACCACCTACAATAACCACAAACAGCAAAGCAGGCAGCTTACTTTTTATACGAATGAACATGTACCGGTCGTTTACCAACTGCATGGTATAGGCCAGTAATACGGCCATAACGATTCCGATAATAACCTGCACCAGCGGTTTGTCGTGAACCACTTGGTGAATAAAATTAAAAAGGATGTTTTGATCTTCGCCCGGAAAATAGTTATAAGCGAACGGGTGCTGCAAACTCTTAATCCATAGTGCAATTGTTACCAAAGGCACCAGGAACAAACTTACAGAACTGTTCGACTTTAACTTTTTTAGTATCATGCCATTTTGTTTCTCAACATTTAGGGTTTCCGAGACTCCGGACTTTGCCCTCTCATAAAAACGGCAAAAGTCCGGGATCTTTTTATCAGCCAGGATTACAGATCGAATCCCAGGTCTTTACGATAATATTTTCCTTCGAATTCGATATGTGCGGCGTTTTTAAATGACGTAGCCAGGGCATCGTTCATATCCGCTCCGTATGAACTTATCGAAATCACACGGCCTCCGGCTGTAACCACATCGTCGCCTGCTTGTTTTGTTCCTGCGTGAAAAACCAGACTGTCACTTACCTTCTCTGTTCCGGTAATCACTTTCCCTTTTTCGTAATCTCCCGGATATCCGCCTGAAACCAGCATTACAGTTACGGCAGCACGATCGTCGAATTCAATTTCTTTTTCGCCAAGTGTACCGGTGGCAGCTCCATCGAGCAGCTCCACAAAATCAGATTTTACACGCAACATAACCGCTTCCGTTTCCGGATCTCCCATGCGTACGTTGTATTCGATAACATACGGCTCGTTGTTTACATTTATCAGTCCGAAAAAGATAAAACCACAGTAATCGATTCCATCTTTTGCCAAACCAGAAACCGTTGGTTCTATAATTTGTTTTTCTACTTTTTCCATGAAAACAGCATCGGCAAACGGCACAGGTGTAATGGCTCCCATTCCGCCGGTATTCAATCCGGTATCGCCTTCGCCAATTCGTTTATAATCTTTTGCTTCCGGCAGAATTTTATAGTCCTTTCCATCGGTTATCACAAACACCGAAACTTCCACTCCACTCAGAAACTCTTCGATAACCACTTTGCTGCTCGCCTCGCCAAACTGCCCGTCGAGCATTTCTTTTAGCGAATTTTGTGCTTCTTCCAGCGAGTCGATGATTAACACACCTTTTCCCGCGGCCAAACCATCGGCTTTCAGTACATACGGCGATTTCATGGTTTTCAGGAAATCAATTCCCTTTTCCACATTGTCAGCAGTTACCGTAAAATATTTTGCGGTAGGAATTTCGTGTCGCACCATAAAAGCTTTCGAAAAATCTTTGCTTCCTTCAAGCTCGGCACCGGCTTTTTTCGGGCCAACAACTTTTACCGATGCCAATTCAGGATCGGCAGCAAAGAAATCGTGTAATCCTTCAACCAGAGGCACTTCCGGACCAACTAACATCAGGTCGATATTGTTTTCGAGCACCAATGTTTTTATTTTCTGAAAATCAGAAACACTGGCATCCAGATTGGTTCCCAATTCAGAAGTACCGGCATTTCCCGGTGCAAAAAATAAATTATCTACTTTTTCGCTTTGTTTAATTTTCCATCCCAAAGCGTGCTCTCTTCCTCCCGAGCCTACAATCAAAATATTCATCAGTATGTTGCTTTTAATTTTTAACTATTACATGTTGCCAAATCGTTCGAAATAGCTTTGCAGGCTTCCGCCAATTTGTTCAGCTAATTCGCTATTCCCTGCAGTTGCTGCCGTACGTTGCAGTTGCTGCAAATAAAATAGCTTGCGCTGAATTTCTTCGCCAATACCAGCCATAAACTTCGGCTGTAACGAGAAATAATAATTCAGTTCGTCGTTGAATACACTATATGCGGTTTCAACCATTTCAAGACCTTTATCGTTTGCACCGGCCTTGATATAACTGTTGGCCAGTTCCAAAGCGAAATATTCGTAAGGAATAATGCTGTTTGGCAACAACTCGTTGCACCGGTCGATAACTGCTATGGCCGAATCTTTCTTCCCTTCCTGAACCAATGACGATGCCAGACGGTTAAAACTGTTCCGGATATTGGTCATCATCCGGGTGTTGGTTTCGTCCAAATAAACATCCGGGTCGCTCATGTTACCCCACTTGAAGTTGTTCATCAGGTTATCGTACATCACCGATGTATTCACTCGGCCAAACTGCAATTGTTGTGGATTACTCTGCGTTTTTATCGGCACCAAACGATAGGCAAAACCCTCCACCTGGAAATAATCGTTAAGATTCAGATATTTGCTGCGGCCAACGGTAATCGACCAGTAAATAGGGCGTTCCCAGTTGTTGGTTGCCAACATATCGAGCACCATCATTTCGTCTTTCGACAACATGCTTTTGCCTGACAAGTCGATAACGATCTCGTCAACAATTTTGTCGTAATCTTCCGGAGCAACCACTTTATTTCTAATCACTGCTTCTTTATCCACTTTAAAGTGAAGTTTCTTTTTCGGAAGATAAGCTGCGTTATCGGCCTGCTGCAGTTTGGTAGCCGGATTATCGTTGGCAATAAAATCAATCCCTTCTTTTAAGCCGATGTAATCGCGGTTTATGCGCGAATCATCGAGCAAATAAACTGCATCGCGGTTTCCCAAAAGGTACTGATCGGGTTTCAAAGTAAAATCGATCGGCTCCGAATCGTAAGCCTGCCGGCGCATCTGATCGATATACCAATCGGTTTGCAGATAGCTTAAGTTACACACACGAACATCGGTACGTACTCCTTCCACCTCCTGGTTGTACCACAGCGGGAAAGTATCGTTATCGCCATTGGTAAAAATCACCGCATTGGGTTCGCATGTTTTCAGGTAATTGGCACCAAAATCGCGGGCAGTATATCGTCCCGAACGATCGTGGTCGTCCCAGTTTTGAGCCCCCATAATTCCGGGAACCAAAATCAGCGTAACCAGTCCGGCAATTCCTCCGGCAAGTGTTTCAGGAATGTATTTTTTCAATGCCTCGGAAATAGCCAGTACCCCCAAACCAATCCATATTGCAAAGGCGTAAAACGAACCGGCATATGCATAATCGCGTTCGCGCGGCTGATGCGGATACTGGTTCAGATAAATTACAATAGCCAGACCGGTTAATGCAAATAGCAAAAATACCACCCAAAGTCCCTTCCGGCCTTCTTTACCATGGTTGTACTGAAAAAATATGCCGAGTATTCCGAGAAGTAGTGGAAGAAAGAAATAGGTGTTTCTGGCTTTGTTGTTAGCCAGTTCAGCAGGTAGACTATCCTGATCGCCCAAACGGGCTTCATCAATAAATTTTATACCGCTCAGCCAGTTTCCGTAAAGTATATCTCCGTGCCCCTGAATATCATTTTGGCGACCCGCAAAGTTCCACATAAAGTAGCGCCAGTACATGTGATTCAACTGATATCGAAAGAAAAAGCGCAGGTTCTCGCCCATCGTTGGTTTTACAATGGTTTCCACCTCACCACGCTCGTTTCGGTGCTGAATACGCGTACCTTTTATTTGTCCCCACTGCTGATAATCATGTGCATGATTCGGATCCATCGAGCTCCACATGCGTGGGAAAACGGTGGTGAATTTCTCGTCGTAGTTCGGACTAAAACGAGTATAAGTAATTACATATTTCCCGTCTACCTGCGAATAAACCGGACTGCCTTCGGTAAAACGATCGCCCACTTTGTAAGGCGAGTTGTAGTACTGCCCGCTAAACAATGGACGCGATCCGTATTGCTCGCGGTTGAGGTAGCCCAACAGCGAGAAGGTATCATTCGGACTATTCTGGTCCATTGGCGGTTGTGCCGATGAGCGAATAATAATTATGGCAAACGACGAATAACCGATTAAAATTACTGCAATGCCCAGTAACACAGTGTTCCAAACTACTTTTTGTTTTTTATGCGTGTAATAAATTCCAAACGATAAAGCTGCGATTACCAGCACAACATAAAAGAAAACTCCCGAGTGATAAGGCAAACCAAAGCCATTAACAAACATCAATTCGAACCAGGAAGCGATCTCTACAAATCCCGGAATTATACCATACATAATGCCACCAAGCAATACCACCGAAGCGATCAAGGCCCAGATAATTCCGTTGCGGGTAACTTCATATTTTCTGAAATAATAAACAAAAACAATAGCCGGAATTGCCAGTAAGTTCAGCAAGTGAACCCCAATTGACAGGCCAACTACGTATGCAATAAATATCAGCCAGCGGTTGGCATATTTTTCGTCGGCAACGTTTTCCCATTTTAAAATGGCCCAGAATACCACAGCCGTTAACAACGACGAGCTGGCGTAAACTTCGCCTTCAACAGCCGAAAACCAAAAGGTATCAGAGAAAGTGTAAGCAAGCGCTCCCACCAAACCTGCAGCGGTAATCGAAATGGTTTGCCCCAGTGAAATCTCTTCGGCTTTTACCATTATCTTTTTTGCCAGGTGGGTGATGGT
This is a stretch of genomic DNA from uncultured Draconibacterium sp.. It encodes these proteins:
- a CDS encoding carbamoyltransferase C-terminal domain-containing protein; the protein is MNKNKPTLAIYGIQDRIDYEHPFYAHDHNLALMQNGKVEWFLQQERISRRKRDNSLHIHLKSILKEKKLLGKDYDLVFVDNVVGRTFLLQSGEVRFEAPLSQKLATGLEKGKCWWFGEEKEAWVLNHEMAHMFSCLPFYGNLQDNSLLVHFDGGASLSNFSAAVYQDGQFEWLEYHWDLKPYSTLFNANALVFAIIGAKLPEQNAVPGKFMGFSGLGNYRPELSDWLKSNNFFQDIWGKTSVFFEAAKNDWGVDLKSFNQKDPFIQDVSATLQELFSQEIVNKLQELQEKTGAENLYYTGGSALNIVANTRIVNSGMFQNVFIPPCTEDSGLALGASAFAEWKKHGKVEVNSAYLNNWGIENYKVDFSEETINKVADELAAKKLIGVCNNFGEAGPRALGNRSILAFAGSKELSNKLSMEKKGREWYRPLAPVALEENVKYFTGQAEVHPLSKFMLLDFAILTEKQQEIAGAIHADGTARFQSISKESDNPFLFALLKRLDEKFGIKALINTSFNAGGEPIVHTEEDALQTAKKMKLDGLVLNGKFLQL
- a CDS encoding DUF6427 family protein; the encoded protein is MILKKLKSNSSVSLFLVPLVTIALWIKSLQHPFAYNYFPGEDQNILFNFIHQVVHDKPLVQVIIGIVMAVLLAYTMQLVNDRYMFIRIKSKLPALLFVVIVGGFVPMHTLHPVYFGALFMLLAVYRLFGIFDTKKGYASTFDVGFLLGVGALFYLDVTVLLPAFIVGIALLGREVGWREFSTLLLGFLLPFAFSAAYAVLTDSWLEVLNMMKESIVTPVNHFRSNIPLQVYLGALILFTIAGSIGMFGQYDTKKISSRKYFIVFFWIFIFSLAGFALNPVTSQEMLVITAIPVTFLIANYFVFMKSRFWSELLFILLLLIVVSMQFSFDLF
- the purD gene encoding phosphoribosylamine--glycine ligase gives rise to the protein MNILIVGSGGREHALGWKIKQSEKVDNLFFAPGNAGTSELGTNLDASVSDFQKIKTLVLENNIDLMLVGPEVPLVEGLHDFFAADPELASVKVVGPKKAGAELEGSKDFSKAFMVRHEIPTAKYFTVTADNVEKGIDFLKTMKSPYVLKADGLAAGKGVLIIDSLEEAQNSLKEMLDGQFGEASSKVVIEEFLSGVEVSVFVITDGKDYKILPEAKDYKRIGEGDTGLNTGGMGAITPVPFADAVFMEKVEKQIIEPTVSGLAKDGIDYCGFIFFGLINVNNEPYVIEYNVRMGDPETEAVMLRVKSDFVELLDGAATGTLGEKEIEFDDRAAVTVMLVSGGYPGDYEKGKVITGTEKVSDSLVFHAGTKQAGDDVVTAGGRVISISSYGADMNDALATSFKNAAHIEFEGKYYRKDLGFDL
- a CDS encoding DUF2723 domain-containing protein, producing the protein MKQYRLFNIVFGWVSFLIAAIVYLMTIEPTVSFWDCGEFITTAFKFEVGHPPGAPIFMIVGRFFTLFAGPEGAAKMVNVLSALASAGTIMFLFWTITHLAKKIMVKAEEISLGQTISITAAGLVGALAYTFSDTFWFSAVEGEVYASSSLLTAVVFWAILKWENVADEKYANRWLIFIAYVVGLSIGVHLLNLLAIPAIVFVYYFRKYEVTRNGIIWALIASVVLLGGIMYGIIPGFVEIASWFELMFVNGFGLPYHSGVFFYVVLVIAALSFGIYYTHKKQKVVWNTVLLGIAVILIGYSSFAIIIIRSSAQPPMDQNSPNDTFSLLGYLNREQYGSRPLFSGQYYNSPYKVGDRFTEGSPVYSQVDGKYVITYTRFSPNYDEKFTTVFPRMWSSMDPNHAHDYQQWGQIKGTRIQHRNERGEVETIVKPTMGENLRFFFRYQLNHMYWRYFMWNFAGRQNDIQGHGDILYGNWLSGIKFIDEARLGDQDSLPAELANNKARNTYFFLPLLLGILGIFFQYNHGKEGRKGLWVVFLLFALTGLAIVIYLNQYPHQPRERDYAYAGSFYAFAIWIGLGVLAISEALKKYIPETLAGGIAGLVTLILVPGIMGAQNWDDHDRSGRYTARDFGANYLKTCEPNAVIFTNGDNDTFPLWYNQEVEGVRTDVRVCNLSYLQTDWYIDQMRRQAYDSEPIDFTLKPDQYLLGNRDAVYLLDDSRINRDYIGLKEGIDFIANDNPATKLQQADNAAYLPKKKLHFKVDKEAVIRNKVVAPEDYDKIVDEIVIDLSGKSMLSKDEMMVLDMLATNNWERPIYWSITVGRSKYLNLNDYFQVEGFAYRLVPIKTQSNPQQLQFGRVNTSVMYDNLMNNFKWGNMSDPDVYLDETNTRMMTNIRNSFNRLASSLVQEGKKDSAIAVIDRCNELLPNSIIPYEYFALELANSYIKAGANDKGLEMVETAYSVFNDELNYYFSLQPKFMAGIGEEIQRKLFYLQQLQRTAATAGNSELAEQIGGSLQSYFERFGNM